In Pseudoliparis swirei isolate HS2019 ecotype Mariana Trench chromosome 2, NWPU_hadal_v1, whole genome shotgun sequence, the following are encoded in one genomic region:
- the u2af1 gene encoding splicing factor U2AF 35 kDa subunit produces MAEYLASIFGTEKDKVNCSFYFKIGACRHGDRCSRLHNKPTFSQTIALLNIYRNPQNSAQSADGLTCAISDMEMQEHYDEFFEEVFTEMEEKYGEVEEMNVCDNLGDHLVGNVYVKFRYEEDAEKAVIDLNNRWFNGQPIHAELSPVTDFREACCRQYEMGECTRGGFCNFMHLKPISRELRRELYGRRRKGRHKSRSRSRERRSRSRDRGRGGGGGGGGGGGGGGGGGGGGGGRDHDKRRSRDRERSGRF; encoded by the exons ATGGCAGAGTACCTGGCGTCCATTTTTGGGACAGAGAAAGATAA GGTTAACTGCTCCTTTTATTTCAAAATTGGTGCCTGTCGACATGGAGACCGCTGCTCCAGATTACACAATAAGCCGACATTCAGTCAG ACTATTGCCCTCCTGAACATTTACCGGAACCCTCAGAACAGCGCCCAGTCTGCTGATGGCCTCACCT GTGCCATCAGTGACATGGAGATGCAGGAGCACTATGACGAGTTTTTTGAG GAGGTCTTCACTGAGATGGAAGAAAAGtacggagaggtggaggagatgaatgTATGTGACAACCTCGGGGACCACCTAGTAGGAAATGTGTATGTGAAG TTCCGTTATGAAGAGGACGCTGAGAAGGCTGTGATAGACCTGAACAATCGGTGGTTTAATGGCCAGCCCATCCATGCTGAGCTCTCTCCCGTCACAGACTTCAGAGAAGCCTGCTGTCGCCAATATGAAATGGG gGAATGCACTCGAGGTGGCTTCTGTAACTTCATGCACCTGAAGCCCATCTCGCGTGAACTGAGGAGAGAGCTCTACGGCCGCCGGAGGAAGGG CCGCCATAAGTCGCGGTCTAGATCGAGAGAGAGGCGCTCTCGCTCGAGAGACAGGGGtcggggcggaggaggaggaggaggaggaggaggaggaggaggaggaggcg gaggtggtggtggaggtggccgTGACCACGATAAACGTCGCTCCAGAGACAGAGAGCGTTCAGGGCGATTCTGA
- the gabpa gene encoding GA-binding protein alpha chain isoform X1 codes for MIRPDCVSFDCLSPTVEHNPTSSKADVGRVWLSTSNRMSKSEPEEMIEIEIDEQEKQACLDEGVEEQTITASDLIQQDIDINEPIGNLKKLLEPRIQISLDSYDICLQDIQLHPDHSLFDQGVKTDGTVQLSLQIITKPGEEKLNILEIVKPVETVEVVIDPDAAGEDGSLVEDGQLIAVERSGLSDETSEQVTRWAAALEGYRKEQVRLGIPYDPVLWSADQVIHWAVWVMKEFNIDEMEIGSIHIPGRDLCLFSQEEFLQKVPNGEILWSHLELLRKYVLASQDQSGGDATVTIDQPVQIIPAQVSTPTTIKVLKQSRGPRTPRISGGEERSSPGNRTGNNGQIQLWQFLLELLTDKDARDCISWVGEEGEFKLNQPELVAQKWGQRKNKPTMNYEKLSRALSSVIMPPEGVTTDRMAAPQMRKRYYYDGDMISKVQGKRFVYKFVCDLRTLIGYSAAELNNLVTDCEQKKLARMQMHGIGQPITTVTLATTTLDKDC; via the exons ATGATACGACCCGACTGTGTGAGTTTTGACTGCTTATCTCCCACAGTTGAACATAATCCAACATCTTCGAAGGCCGACGTTGGAAGAG TTTGGCTCTCTACATCGAACAGAATGTCTAAGAGTGAACCAGAAGAGATGATAGAGATCGAGATCGATGAACAGGAAAAACAGGCATGCCTGGATGAAGG GGTGGAGGAGCAGACCATCACTGCATCAGACTTGATTCAACAAGATATTGACATCAATGAGCCCATTGGCAATTTAAAAAAGCTTTTGGAGCCCCGTATCCAAATATCTCTGGATTCATATGATATTTGCTTGCAGGACATTCAG CTTCACCCTGACCACAGCCTCTTTGATCAGGGAGTAAAGACGGACGGCACAGTGCAGCTCAGCCTGCAGATAATAACCAAACCAG GTGAGGAGAAGTTGAACATCTTGGAAATCGTGAAGCCGGTGGAAACGGTAGAGGTGGTGATTGATCCAGATGCAGCAGGAGAGGATGGCTCTCTGGTGGAGGACGGCCAACTCATCGCTGTGGAGCGATCTGGCCTGTCTGATGAGACGTCGGAGCAGGTAACACGCTGGGCCGCAGCACTTGAAGGCTACCGCAAAGAGCAGGTTCGCCTGGGCATACCATACG aCCCTGTGCTCTGGTCAGCTGACCAGGTGATCCACTGGGCTGTGTGGGTGATGAAAGAGTTCAACATCGATGAGATGGAAATAGGCAGCATTCACATCCCAGGTCGTGACCTCTGCTTATTCAGTCAGGAAGAGTTCCTCCAGAAAGTTCCCAACGGAGAGATCCTCTGGAGTCATCTGGAACTCCTGCGCAAAT atGTGTTGGCGAGCCAGgaccagtctggaggggacgcGACTGTCACCATTGATCAAC CTGTGCAGATAATCCCAGCTCAAGTGAGCACACCCACTACCATTAAGGTGTTGAAGCAGAGCCGCGGCCCCAGAACGCCCCGCAtttctggaggagaggagcgcagCTCACCTGGGAACCGCACAG GCAACAATGGTCAGATCCAGCTTTGGCAGTtcctgctggagctgctgaCGGACAAGGATGCAAGAGACTGCATCTCCTGGGTGGGCGAGGAGGGCGAGTTCAAGCTCAACCAGCCGGAGCTTGTGGCGCAGAAATGGGGCCAGCGCAAAAACAAGCCGACTATGAACTATGAGAAACTCAGCAGAGCCCTcag CAGCGTTATAATGCCGCCCGAGGGTGTGACTACAGATCGCATGGCAGCACCACAGATGAGGAAAAG GTATTACTACGACGGGGACATGATCAGCAAGGTGCAGGGCAAGCGCTTCGTCTACAAGTTTGTGTGCGACCTGAGAACTCTGATCGGCTACAGCGCAGCTGAGCTCAACAACCTGGTGACCGACTGTGAACAGAAGAAACTGGCTCGCATGCAGATGCACGGCATCGGACAGCCCATCACCACAGTGACGCTGGCCACCACCACACTAGACAAAGACTGTTAA
- the gabpa gene encoding GA-binding protein alpha chain isoform X5, with protein MIRPDCVSFDCLSPTVEHNPTSSKADVGRVWLSTSNRMSKSEPEEMIEIEIDEQEKQACLDEGVEEQTITASDLIQQDIDINEPIGNLKKLLEPRIQISLDSYDICLQDIQLHPDHSLFDQGVKTDGTVQLSLQIITKPGEEKLNILEIVKPVETVEVVIDPDAAGEDGSLVEDGQLIAVERSGLSDETSEQVTRWAAALEGYRKEQVRLGIPYDPVLWSADQVIHWAVWVMKEFNIDEMEIGSIHIPGRDLCLFSQEEFLQKVPNGEILWSHLELLRKYVLASQDQSGGDATVTIDQPVQIIPAQVSTPTTIKVLKQSRGPRTPRISGGEERSSPGNRTGNNGQIQLWQFLLELLTDKDARDCISWVGEEGEFKLNQPELVAQKWGQRKNKPTMNYEKLSRALSSVIMPPEGVTTDRMAAPQMRKRLVI; from the exons ATGATACGACCCGACTGTGTGAGTTTTGACTGCTTATCTCCCACAGTTGAACATAATCCAACATCTTCGAAGGCCGACGTTGGAAGAG TTTGGCTCTCTACATCGAACAGAATGTCTAAGAGTGAACCAGAAGAGATGATAGAGATCGAGATCGATGAACAGGAAAAACAGGCATGCCTGGATGAAGG GGTGGAGGAGCAGACCATCACTGCATCAGACTTGATTCAACAAGATATTGACATCAATGAGCCCATTGGCAATTTAAAAAAGCTTTTGGAGCCCCGTATCCAAATATCTCTGGATTCATATGATATTTGCTTGCAGGACATTCAG CTTCACCCTGACCACAGCCTCTTTGATCAGGGAGTAAAGACGGACGGCACAGTGCAGCTCAGCCTGCAGATAATAACCAAACCAG GTGAGGAGAAGTTGAACATCTTGGAAATCGTGAAGCCGGTGGAAACGGTAGAGGTGGTGATTGATCCAGATGCAGCAGGAGAGGATGGCTCTCTGGTGGAGGACGGCCAACTCATCGCTGTGGAGCGATCTGGCCTGTCTGATGAGACGTCGGAGCAGGTAACACGCTGGGCCGCAGCACTTGAAGGCTACCGCAAAGAGCAGGTTCGCCTGGGCATACCATACG aCCCTGTGCTCTGGTCAGCTGACCAGGTGATCCACTGGGCTGTGTGGGTGATGAAAGAGTTCAACATCGATGAGATGGAAATAGGCAGCATTCACATCCCAGGTCGTGACCTCTGCTTATTCAGTCAGGAAGAGTTCCTCCAGAAAGTTCCCAACGGAGAGATCCTCTGGAGTCATCTGGAACTCCTGCGCAAAT atGTGTTGGCGAGCCAGgaccagtctggaggggacgcGACTGTCACCATTGATCAAC CTGTGCAGATAATCCCAGCTCAAGTGAGCACACCCACTACCATTAAGGTGTTGAAGCAGAGCCGCGGCCCCAGAACGCCCCGCAtttctggaggagaggagcgcagCTCACCTGGGAACCGCACAG GCAACAATGGTCAGATCCAGCTTTGGCAGTtcctgctggagctgctgaCGGACAAGGATGCAAGAGACTGCATCTCCTGGGTGGGCGAGGAGGGCGAGTTCAAGCTCAACCAGCCGGAGCTTGTGGCGCAGAAATGGGGCCAGCGCAAAAACAAGCCGACTATGAACTATGAGAAACTCAGCAGAGCCCTcag CAGCGTTATAATGCCGCCCGAGGGTGTGACTACAGATCGCATGGCAGCACCACAGATGAGGAAAAGGCTCGTCATTTAA
- the gabpa gene encoding GA-binding protein alpha chain isoform X2: MIRPDCVSFDCLSPTVEHNPTSSKADVGRVWLSTSNRMSKSEPEEMIEIEIDEQEKQACLDEGVEEQTITASDLIQQDIDINEPIGNLKKLLEPRIQISLDSYDICLQDIQLHPDHSLFDQGVKTDGTVQLSLQIITKPGEEKLNILEIVKPVETVEVVIDPDAAGEDGSLVEDGQLIAVERSGLSDETSEQVTRWAAALEGYRKEQVRLGIPYDPVLWSADQVIHWAVWVMKEFNIDEMEIGSIHIPGRDLCLFSQEEFLQKVPNGEILWSHLELLRKYVLASQDQSGGDATVTIDQPVQIIPAQVSTPTTIKVLKQSRGPRTPRISGGEERSSPGNRTGNNGQIQLWQFLLELLTDKDARDCISWVGEEGEFKLNQPELVAQKWGQRKNKPTMNYEKLSRALSVIMPPEGVTTDRMAAPQMRKRYYYDGDMISKVQGKRFVYKFVCDLRTLIGYSAAELNNLVTDCEQKKLARMQMHGIGQPITTVTLATTTLDKDC; this comes from the exons ATGATACGACCCGACTGTGTGAGTTTTGACTGCTTATCTCCCACAGTTGAACATAATCCAACATCTTCGAAGGCCGACGTTGGAAGAG TTTGGCTCTCTACATCGAACAGAATGTCTAAGAGTGAACCAGAAGAGATGATAGAGATCGAGATCGATGAACAGGAAAAACAGGCATGCCTGGATGAAGG GGTGGAGGAGCAGACCATCACTGCATCAGACTTGATTCAACAAGATATTGACATCAATGAGCCCATTGGCAATTTAAAAAAGCTTTTGGAGCCCCGTATCCAAATATCTCTGGATTCATATGATATTTGCTTGCAGGACATTCAG CTTCACCCTGACCACAGCCTCTTTGATCAGGGAGTAAAGACGGACGGCACAGTGCAGCTCAGCCTGCAGATAATAACCAAACCAG GTGAGGAGAAGTTGAACATCTTGGAAATCGTGAAGCCGGTGGAAACGGTAGAGGTGGTGATTGATCCAGATGCAGCAGGAGAGGATGGCTCTCTGGTGGAGGACGGCCAACTCATCGCTGTGGAGCGATCTGGCCTGTCTGATGAGACGTCGGAGCAGGTAACACGCTGGGCCGCAGCACTTGAAGGCTACCGCAAAGAGCAGGTTCGCCTGGGCATACCATACG aCCCTGTGCTCTGGTCAGCTGACCAGGTGATCCACTGGGCTGTGTGGGTGATGAAAGAGTTCAACATCGATGAGATGGAAATAGGCAGCATTCACATCCCAGGTCGTGACCTCTGCTTATTCAGTCAGGAAGAGTTCCTCCAGAAAGTTCCCAACGGAGAGATCCTCTGGAGTCATCTGGAACTCCTGCGCAAAT atGTGTTGGCGAGCCAGgaccagtctggaggggacgcGACTGTCACCATTGATCAAC CTGTGCAGATAATCCCAGCTCAAGTGAGCACACCCACTACCATTAAGGTGTTGAAGCAGAGCCGCGGCCCCAGAACGCCCCGCAtttctggaggagaggagcgcagCTCACCTGGGAACCGCACAG GCAACAATGGTCAGATCCAGCTTTGGCAGTtcctgctggagctgctgaCGGACAAGGATGCAAGAGACTGCATCTCCTGGGTGGGCGAGGAGGGCGAGTTCAAGCTCAACCAGCCGGAGCTTGTGGCGCAGAAATGGGGCCAGCGCAAAAACAAGCCGACTATGAACTATGAGAAACTCAGCAGAGCCCTcag CGTTATAATGCCGCCCGAGGGTGTGACTACAGATCGCATGGCAGCACCACAGATGAGGAAAAG GTATTACTACGACGGGGACATGATCAGCAAGGTGCAGGGCAAGCGCTTCGTCTACAAGTTTGTGTGCGACCTGAGAACTCTGATCGGCTACAGCGCAGCTGAGCTCAACAACCTGGTGACCGACTGTGAACAGAAGAAACTGGCTCGCATGCAGATGCACGGCATCGGACAGCCCATCACCACAGTGACGCTGGCCACCACCACACTAGACAAAGACTGTTAA
- the gabpa gene encoding GA-binding protein alpha chain isoform X3, with protein MIRPDCVSFDCLSPTVEHNPTSSKADVGRVWLSTSNRMSKSEPEEMIEIEIDEQEKQACLDEGVEEQTITASDLIQQDIDINEPIGNLKKLLEPRIQISLDSYDICLQDIQLHPDHSLFDQGVKTDGTVQLSLQIITKPGEEKLNILEIVKPVETVEVVIDPDAAGEDGSLVEDGQLIAVERSGLSDETSEQVTRWAAALEGYRKEQVRLGIPYDPVLWSADQVIHWAVWVMKEFNIDEMEIGSIHIPGRDLCLFSQEEFLQKVPNGEILWSHLELLRKYVLASQDQSGGDATVTIDQPVQIIPAQVSTPTTIKVLKQSRGPRTPRISGGEERSSPGNRTGNNGQIQLWQFLLELLTDKDARDCISWVGEEGEFKLNQPELVAQKWGQRKNKPTMNYEKLSRALRYYYDGDMISKVQGKRFVYKFVCDLRTLIGYSAAELNNLVTDCEQKKLARMQMHGIGQPITTVTLATTTLDKDC; from the exons ATGATACGACCCGACTGTGTGAGTTTTGACTGCTTATCTCCCACAGTTGAACATAATCCAACATCTTCGAAGGCCGACGTTGGAAGAG TTTGGCTCTCTACATCGAACAGAATGTCTAAGAGTGAACCAGAAGAGATGATAGAGATCGAGATCGATGAACAGGAAAAACAGGCATGCCTGGATGAAGG GGTGGAGGAGCAGACCATCACTGCATCAGACTTGATTCAACAAGATATTGACATCAATGAGCCCATTGGCAATTTAAAAAAGCTTTTGGAGCCCCGTATCCAAATATCTCTGGATTCATATGATATTTGCTTGCAGGACATTCAG CTTCACCCTGACCACAGCCTCTTTGATCAGGGAGTAAAGACGGACGGCACAGTGCAGCTCAGCCTGCAGATAATAACCAAACCAG GTGAGGAGAAGTTGAACATCTTGGAAATCGTGAAGCCGGTGGAAACGGTAGAGGTGGTGATTGATCCAGATGCAGCAGGAGAGGATGGCTCTCTGGTGGAGGACGGCCAACTCATCGCTGTGGAGCGATCTGGCCTGTCTGATGAGACGTCGGAGCAGGTAACACGCTGGGCCGCAGCACTTGAAGGCTACCGCAAAGAGCAGGTTCGCCTGGGCATACCATACG aCCCTGTGCTCTGGTCAGCTGACCAGGTGATCCACTGGGCTGTGTGGGTGATGAAAGAGTTCAACATCGATGAGATGGAAATAGGCAGCATTCACATCCCAGGTCGTGACCTCTGCTTATTCAGTCAGGAAGAGTTCCTCCAGAAAGTTCCCAACGGAGAGATCCTCTGGAGTCATCTGGAACTCCTGCGCAAAT atGTGTTGGCGAGCCAGgaccagtctggaggggacgcGACTGTCACCATTGATCAAC CTGTGCAGATAATCCCAGCTCAAGTGAGCACACCCACTACCATTAAGGTGTTGAAGCAGAGCCGCGGCCCCAGAACGCCCCGCAtttctggaggagaggagcgcagCTCACCTGGGAACCGCACAG GCAACAATGGTCAGATCCAGCTTTGGCAGTtcctgctggagctgctgaCGGACAAGGATGCAAGAGACTGCATCTCCTGGGTGGGCGAGGAGGGCGAGTTCAAGCTCAACCAGCCGGAGCTTGTGGCGCAGAAATGGGGCCAGCGCAAAAACAAGCCGACTATGAACTATGAGAAACTCAGCAGAGCCCTcag GTATTACTACGACGGGGACATGATCAGCAAGGTGCAGGGCAAGCGCTTCGTCTACAAGTTTGTGTGCGACCTGAGAACTCTGATCGGCTACAGCGCAGCTGAGCTCAACAACCTGGTGACCGACTGTGAACAGAAGAAACTGGCTCGCATGCAGATGCACGGCATCGGACAGCCCATCACCACAGTGACGCTGGCCACCACCACACTAGACAAAGACTGTTAA
- the gabpa gene encoding GA-binding protein alpha chain isoform X4, with protein MSKSEPEEMIEIEIDEQEKQACLDEGVEEQTITASDLIQQDIDINEPIGNLKKLLEPRIQISLDSYDICLQDIQLHPDHSLFDQGVKTDGTVQLSLQIITKPGEEKLNILEIVKPVETVEVVIDPDAAGEDGSLVEDGQLIAVERSGLSDETSEQVTRWAAALEGYRKEQVRLGIPYDPVLWSADQVIHWAVWVMKEFNIDEMEIGSIHIPGRDLCLFSQEEFLQKVPNGEILWSHLELLRKYVLASQDQSGGDATVTIDQPVQIIPAQVSTPTTIKVLKQSRGPRTPRISGGEERSSPGNRTGNNGQIQLWQFLLELLTDKDARDCISWVGEEGEFKLNQPELVAQKWGQRKNKPTMNYEKLSRALSSVIMPPEGVTTDRMAAPQMRKRYYYDGDMISKVQGKRFVYKFVCDLRTLIGYSAAELNNLVTDCEQKKLARMQMHGIGQPITTVTLATTTLDKDC; from the exons ATGTCTAAGAGTGAACCAGAAGAGATGATAGAGATCGAGATCGATGAACAGGAAAAACAGGCATGCCTGGATGAAGG GGTGGAGGAGCAGACCATCACTGCATCAGACTTGATTCAACAAGATATTGACATCAATGAGCCCATTGGCAATTTAAAAAAGCTTTTGGAGCCCCGTATCCAAATATCTCTGGATTCATATGATATTTGCTTGCAGGACATTCAG CTTCACCCTGACCACAGCCTCTTTGATCAGGGAGTAAAGACGGACGGCACAGTGCAGCTCAGCCTGCAGATAATAACCAAACCAG GTGAGGAGAAGTTGAACATCTTGGAAATCGTGAAGCCGGTGGAAACGGTAGAGGTGGTGATTGATCCAGATGCAGCAGGAGAGGATGGCTCTCTGGTGGAGGACGGCCAACTCATCGCTGTGGAGCGATCTGGCCTGTCTGATGAGACGTCGGAGCAGGTAACACGCTGGGCCGCAGCACTTGAAGGCTACCGCAAAGAGCAGGTTCGCCTGGGCATACCATACG aCCCTGTGCTCTGGTCAGCTGACCAGGTGATCCACTGGGCTGTGTGGGTGATGAAAGAGTTCAACATCGATGAGATGGAAATAGGCAGCATTCACATCCCAGGTCGTGACCTCTGCTTATTCAGTCAGGAAGAGTTCCTCCAGAAAGTTCCCAACGGAGAGATCCTCTGGAGTCATCTGGAACTCCTGCGCAAAT atGTGTTGGCGAGCCAGgaccagtctggaggggacgcGACTGTCACCATTGATCAAC CTGTGCAGATAATCCCAGCTCAAGTGAGCACACCCACTACCATTAAGGTGTTGAAGCAGAGCCGCGGCCCCAGAACGCCCCGCAtttctggaggagaggagcgcagCTCACCTGGGAACCGCACAG GCAACAATGGTCAGATCCAGCTTTGGCAGTtcctgctggagctgctgaCGGACAAGGATGCAAGAGACTGCATCTCCTGGGTGGGCGAGGAGGGCGAGTTCAAGCTCAACCAGCCGGAGCTTGTGGCGCAGAAATGGGGCCAGCGCAAAAACAAGCCGACTATGAACTATGAGAAACTCAGCAGAGCCCTcag CAGCGTTATAATGCCGCCCGAGGGTGTGACTACAGATCGCATGGCAGCACCACAGATGAGGAAAAG GTATTACTACGACGGGGACATGATCAGCAAGGTGCAGGGCAAGCGCTTCGTCTACAAGTTTGTGTGCGACCTGAGAACTCTGATCGGCTACAGCGCAGCTGAGCTCAACAACCTGGTGACCGACTGTGAACAGAAGAAACTGGCTCGCATGCAGATGCACGGCATCGGACAGCCCATCACCACAGTGACGCTGGCCACCACCACACTAGACAAAGACTGTTAA